The Halobacterium sp. CBA1132 genome has a segment encoding these proteins:
- the ftsY gene encoding signal recognition particle-docking protein FtsY, which translates to MFDGLKDKLSNFREDAEEVAEENAEELDSDEAAEAEPEADAAAAESEATETDETEAEAVEEESTEDTSSSGGFVSKASSLARGRVVIDEEDLDGPLRELELALLESDVEMSVAEEILDQIRSDLVGEEKKFTQSTGALVEDALRDALLSVIDVNGFDFEDAIDKAEKPVTVVFTGVNGVGKTTTIAKLAKRLENQGYSVVLANGDTYRAGANEQLQEHADNLGVKLISHEQGGDPTAVVYDAVEYAEANDIDVVLGDTAGRLHTSSDLMTQLEKLDRVVDPDYTVFVDEAVAGQDAVNRAREFDDAASIDGTILTMADADSQGGAAISVSHVTGKPILFLGTGQGYDDLQKFDPEALVDDLLED; encoded by the coding sequence ATGTTCGACGGGCTGAAGGACAAACTTTCGAACTTCCGCGAGGACGCCGAGGAGGTCGCGGAGGAGAACGCCGAAGAACTCGACAGCGACGAGGCTGCCGAAGCCGAGCCCGAGGCTGACGCCGCGGCGGCCGAATCCGAGGCCACCGAGACGGACGAGACCGAGGCCGAAGCCGTCGAGGAGGAGTCTACGGAGGACACGAGTTCCAGCGGCGGCTTCGTGAGCAAGGCGTCGTCGCTGGCTCGGGGTCGCGTCGTCATCGACGAGGAGGACCTCGACGGCCCGCTGCGCGAACTCGAACTCGCGTTGCTGGAGAGCGACGTGGAGATGAGCGTCGCCGAGGAGATTCTCGACCAGATTCGGTCGGACCTCGTCGGCGAGGAGAAGAAGTTCACGCAGTCGACGGGCGCGCTCGTCGAGGACGCGCTCCGCGACGCGCTGCTGTCGGTCATCGACGTCAACGGCTTCGACTTCGAGGACGCCATCGACAAGGCCGAGAAGCCGGTGACGGTCGTGTTCACGGGCGTCAACGGCGTCGGGAAGACGACGACCATCGCGAAACTCGCGAAGCGACTCGAGAATCAGGGGTACTCGGTCGTGCTGGCGAACGGCGACACGTACCGCGCCGGCGCGAACGAGCAACTCCAGGAGCACGCCGACAACCTCGGCGTGAAACTCATCAGCCACGAGCAGGGCGGCGACCCGACTGCGGTCGTGTACGACGCCGTGGAGTACGCCGAAGCCAACGACATCGATGTCGTGCTCGGCGACACTGCCGGTCGACTGCACACGTCCAGTGACCTGATGACGCAACTGGAGAAGCTCGACCGCGTTGTCGACCCCGACTACACGGTGTTCGTCGACGAAGCGGTCGCCGGACAGGACGCGGTCAACCGCGCCCGCGAGTTCGACGACGCCGCGAGCATCGACGGCACGATTCTGACGATGGCCGACGCGGACAGTCAGGGCGGCGCCGCCATCTCGGTGTCGCACGTCACGGGGAAGCCGATTCTGTTCCTCGGCACCGGGCAGGGGTACGACGACCTCCAGAAGTTCGACCCGGAGGCGCTCGTCGACGACCTGCTCGAAGACTGA
- the pfdA gene encoding prefoldin subunit alpha: protein MSLGGGGGQQQLQQLSQEIQALEEEKEELEEEVEELEAEKVEVDEAQEALEVLETGSTVQVPLGGDAYVRAEVQDMDEVVVSLGGGYAAEQDADDAADVLDEKRDTLDERIEEVRSEIAEVEEEQSALEQQAQQAQQQMMQQQMQGQQQGGE from the coding sequence ATGAGTCTTGGAGGCGGCGGCGGTCAACAGCAGCTTCAGCAGCTTTCACAGGAAATTCAGGCCCTCGAAGAGGAGAAAGAGGAACTCGAGGAGGAAGTCGAGGAACTCGAAGCCGAGAAGGTCGAGGTCGACGAGGCGCAGGAAGCCCTCGAAGTCCTCGAGACCGGCTCGACCGTGCAGGTCCCGCTCGGCGGCGACGCGTACGTCCGCGCCGAAGTGCAGGACATGGACGAGGTCGTCGTCAGCCTCGGCGGCGGCTACGCGGCCGAGCAGGACGCCGACGACGCGGCCGACGTGCTCGACGAGAAGCGCGACACGCTCGACGAGCGCATCGAGGAGGTCCGCTCCGAGATCGCCGAGGTCGAGGAGGAGCAGTCCGCGCTCGAACAGCAGGCCCAGCAGGCCCAACAACAGATGATGCAACAGCAGATGCAGGGCCAGCAGCAGGGCGGCGAATAA
- a CDS encoding magnesium transporter has translation MPEEWSVSGIVAATFPLLVALTVVELWGGLVLDASRDVLTKYPSLLTLVPGIIAVAGNLGSVLASRLSTAFHLGTLAFDPTDDALAGNAAATFALAATLFPAVGAGAWLARYALGDAALGLGTVVFIAAASGLLLAVVAVAIATTATYAAFELQLDPDDVVIPVVTTTCDVLGVVVFLLVVGAVV, from the coding sequence GTGCCCGAGGAGTGGAGCGTCAGCGGTATCGTCGCGGCGACGTTCCCGCTGCTGGTCGCGCTCACCGTCGTCGAACTCTGGGGCGGCCTCGTGTTGGACGCCAGCCGCGACGTCCTCACGAAGTACCCCTCACTGCTGACGCTCGTCCCCGGCATCATCGCGGTCGCCGGCAACCTCGGGAGCGTGCTCGCCAGCCGGCTGTCGACGGCGTTCCACCTCGGCACGCTGGCGTTCGACCCGACCGACGACGCGCTCGCGGGGAACGCCGCCGCGACGTTCGCGCTCGCCGCCACGCTGTTCCCAGCGGTCGGCGCGGGCGCGTGGCTCGCCCGGTACGCGCTCGGTGACGCCGCGCTCGGCCTCGGCACCGTCGTCTTCATCGCGGCGGCCTCGGGCCTGCTGTTGGCGGTCGTCGCCGTCGCCATCGCGACCACTGCGACCTACGCCGCCTTCGAACTCCAACTGGACCCGGACGACGTGGTCATCCCCGTCGTGACGACGACCTGCGACGTGCTCGGTGTCGTCGTCTTCCTGCTGGTCGTGGGTGCGGTCGTGTAG
- a CDS encoding magnesium transporter encodes MTIRAVAEDAYREALGILVLSAVASVFSGVVLGGMERELTVVPGLLTIVPALLATRGSVYGSLGARLATGLHQGLVEPELGVPDRRVRSAVAAAMLNGVVISAVAATVGYGIRHALDLAVAPLPALVVVALVAGVLSGLGLTLVVILTVFVGFRRGLNPDALAGPVVTTTGDVIGIATMLAGARLAIAAGVV; translated from the coding sequence ATGACCATTCGCGCGGTCGCCGAGGACGCCTACCGCGAGGCGCTTGGCATCCTCGTGCTGTCCGCCGTCGCGAGCGTCTTCTCCGGGGTCGTACTCGGCGGGATGGAGCGCGAACTCACCGTCGTCCCCGGCCTCCTCACTATCGTCCCCGCGCTGCTGGCGACCCGCGGGAGCGTCTACGGGTCGCTGGGCGCGCGCCTCGCGACCGGCCTCCACCAGGGACTGGTCGAACCCGAACTGGGCGTGCCCGACCGGCGTGTGCGCTCGGCGGTCGCCGCGGCGATGCTGAACGGCGTCGTCATCTCCGCCGTCGCCGCGACCGTCGGGTACGGCATCCGCCACGCGCTCGACCTCGCGGTCGCGCCGCTCCCCGCGCTCGTCGTCGTTGCGCTCGTCGCGGGCGTGCTCTCCGGGCTCGGCCTCACGCTCGTCGTCATCCTCACGGTGTTCGTGGGGTTCCGGCGCGGCCTCAACCCGGACGCGCTCGCCGGCCCCGTCGTCACTACCACGGGAGACGTCATCGGTATCGCGACGATGCTCGCCGGCGCGCGCCTCGCCATCGCCGCCGGGGTGGTGTGA
- a CDS encoding NUDIX domain-containing protein, translating into MSEAPETVAARLRERARRLREQAVTEHADGDARVFDPQPVDPPPHATDDPFPESVDEQLDRLPGVGGLVVVEDGRVLGVQQGYREGWTNPGGAQDPGESLAETAVRETREETNIEAEVTGVLYARDFAIDYGGPERVHVPLVVFTGRRVGGSRAAPLVRVSSGEPEIEDVRWFDAASLPDDFRDRELILELL; encoded by the coding sequence GTGAGCGAGGCCCCCGAGACCGTCGCCGCGCGGCTCCGCGAACGCGCCCGCCGCCTCCGCGAGCAGGCGGTCACCGAGCACGCCGACGGCGACGCGCGCGTGTTCGATCCGCAGCCGGTCGACCCGCCGCCGCACGCGACCGACGACCCGTTCCCCGAGTCCGTCGACGAGCAACTCGACCGGCTGCCGGGTGTCGGCGGCCTCGTGGTCGTCGAGGATGGGCGCGTGCTCGGCGTCCAGCAGGGCTACCGGGAGGGCTGGACGAACCCGGGCGGCGCGCAGGACCCCGGCGAGTCGCTCGCGGAGACGGCGGTCCGCGAGACCCGCGAGGAGACCAACATCGAGGCCGAGGTGACGGGCGTGCTGTACGCCCGCGACTTCGCTATCGACTACGGCGGCCCCGAACGCGTCCACGTCCCACTGGTCGTGTTCACGGGGCGTCGCGTCGGCGGCAGTCGCGCCGCGCCGCTCGTCCGCGTCTCGTCGGGCGAACCCGAAATCGAGGACGTCCGCTGGTTCGACGCGGCGTCGCTGCCCGACGACTTCCGGGACCGCGAACTGATTCTGGAGTTGCTGTAG
- a CDS encoding signal recognition particle protein Srp54 has protein sequence MVLDDLGSSLRGTLDKLRGKSRISEEDVDEIVKEIQRSLLQADVDVSLVMELSDSIEERALEEEPPGGTSARDHVLRIVYEELVDLVGDSTEIPLENQTILLAGLQGSGKTTTAAKMAWWFSKKGLRPAVIQTDTFRPGAYDQADQMTDRAEVAFYGDPDEDDPVKIARDGLEATEDADVHIVDTAGRHALEDDLISEIEEIERAVDPDRNLLVLDAAIGQGAKDQAREFDEAIGIDGVAITKLDGTAKGGGALTAVDETGSTIAFLGTGETVQDIERFEPDSFISRLLGMGDLKQLTERVERAMEETGLEEDDDWDPEDLMKGEFTLKDMRKQMEAMDNMGPLDQVMDMIPGMGGGMMDQLPDDAMDVTQERMRNFEVIMDSMTEEELENPRSVGASQVRRIAKGSGQSEDTIRELLDQHKMMSQTMKQFQGMGDGDMQRMMKQMQQGGGGGGGGGFGGMF, from the coding sequence ATGGTACTCGACGACCTCGGGAGTTCCCTGCGGGGGACACTCGACAAGCTCCGTGGGAAGTCCCGCATCTCCGAGGAGGACGTCGACGAGATCGTCAAGGAGATTCAGCGGTCGCTGCTCCAAGCCGACGTCGACGTGAGCCTCGTGATGGAGCTATCGGACTCCATCGAAGAACGCGCGCTCGAAGAGGAGCCGCCGGGCGGCACGTCCGCCCGCGACCACGTGCTCCGCATCGTCTACGAGGAACTCGTCGACCTCGTCGGCGACTCCACCGAGATTCCCCTCGAAAACCAGACTATCCTGCTGGCGGGTCTGCAGGGGTCGGGGAAGACGACCACCGCGGCGAAGATGGCGTGGTGGTTCTCGAAGAAGGGACTGCGCCCCGCAGTCATCCAGACGGACACGTTCCGCCCGGGCGCCTACGACCAAGCCGACCAGATGACCGACCGCGCGGAGGTCGCGTTCTACGGCGACCCGGACGAGGACGACCCCGTGAAGATCGCTCGGGACGGCCTCGAAGCCACCGAGGACGCGGACGTCCACATCGTGGACACGGCGGGCCGCCACGCGCTCGAAGACGACCTCATCAGCGAAATCGAGGAAATCGAGCGCGCGGTCGACCCCGACCGCAATCTGCTCGTGCTCGACGCCGCAATCGGGCAGGGCGCGAAAGACCAGGCCCGCGAGTTCGACGAGGCAATCGGCATCGACGGCGTCGCCATCACGAAACTCGACGGGACGGCGAAAGGTGGCGGTGCGCTGACCGCGGTCGACGAGACGGGGTCGACCATCGCGTTCCTCGGGACCGGGGAGACGGTCCAAGACATCGAGCGCTTCGAGCCGGACTCCTTTATCTCGCGGCTGCTCGGGATGGGCGACCTCAAACAGCTCACCGAGCGCGTCGAGCGCGCGATGGAGGAGACGGGGCTCGAAGAGGACGACGACTGGGACCCCGAGGACCTGATGAAGGGAGAGTTCACGCTGAAGGACATGCGCAAGCAGATGGAGGCCATGGACAACATGGGCCCCCTCGACCAAGTGATGGACATGATTCCGGGGATGGGCGGCGGAATGATGGACCAGCTCCCGGACGACGCCATGGACGTCACCCAGGAGCGCATGCGGAACTTCGAGGTCATCATGGACTCGATGACCGAGGAGGAACTGGAGAACCCGCGCTCGGTCGGCGCTTCGCAGGTCCGCCGCATCGCGAAGGGCTCCGGGCAGAGCGAGGACACCATCCGGGAACTGCTCGACCAGCACAAGATGATGTCCCAGACGATGAAGCAGTTCCAGGGGATGGGCGACGGCGACATGCAGCGGATGATGAAACAGATGCAGCAGGGCGGCGGTGGCGGCGGTGGCGGCGGGTTCGGCGGCATGTTCTAA
- a CDS encoding RNA-binding domain-containing protein produces the protein MSDDQGVLYSVDVELSAPVEPTEVTDRVAETITGLFPTADVETHGDRVTAECHDVEQFREQLFEQRILDTARKEFLRNQTDSGFSFDLKKQAAYVGKVNFSVGSADELGDLHVEVTVNEPDVESFVSYFAPRTEDGEPVEADE, from the coding sequence GTGAGCGACGACCAGGGCGTCCTCTACAGCGTGGACGTGGAACTGTCCGCGCCCGTCGAGCCGACGGAGGTCACGGACCGCGTCGCCGAGACGATTACCGGGCTGTTCCCGACTGCAGACGTCGAAACGCACGGAGATAGAGTTACCGCGGAGTGCCACGACGTCGAGCAGTTCCGCGAGCAGTTGTTCGAGCAGCGCATCCTCGACACCGCTCGGAAGGAGTTCCTGCGAAATCAGACGGACAGCGGCTTCAGTTTCGACTTGAAGAAGCAGGCGGCGTACGTCGGGAAGGTGAACTTCTCCGTGGGGAGCGCGGACGAACTCGGCGACCTCCACGTCGAGGTCACGGTGAACGAGCCGGACGTGGAGTCGTTCGTCTCGTACTTCGCGCCGCGGACGGAGGACGGCGAGCCGGTCGAGGCCGACGAGTAG